In Cystobacter fuscus DSM 2262, the genomic stretch GAGCGCGTGGAAGAGCCCCTGCATGGAGCGCGAGTCATCCAGCATGGACGAGCGGCCCCGCGAGACGCGATAGGCGCCATAGACGAGCCAGCGCTCGGGGCCGAGCGGCGCCAGCCACGGCGCGAGCGCGCGCAACGGCTCCAGCTCCCACAACGCGCGGCCCTCGACGAGCTCTTCCTGCTCCTGGGCGAGCGCGTACAACGAGGTGGCCTCGGCCCGGGGCCGCTCCACCCAGACGGCGACGAGCCGGTTGGGGTAGACGGAGACGTGGACGGTGTGGCCCCCGGCGGGCTTCTCGTAGTGCAGCACGTCCGCCTCCTCCGTGGCGCCGAGGAAGGACAGGACCACGGCGGGGTGGAAGGTGGCGCCCTGGTTGGAGAGATCCCGCCGCACGAAGCCCCGGGACACCAGCTCCGTGCCCGGCATGGGCCCGCGCCACAGGAAGGGCCGGGCGAAGATGGTGTGGGCGCGCAGGACATGGACGTGGCGGCCCACGTTGAAGCGGGTCCAGAGCGTCTCCCACAGCTCGCGGCGCGACAGCCGGGTGCCCGAGTAGGGGCCGGCCACCATCGTCGCGCGGCCGGTGGGGCTCGCATACCCATCCGAGTACCACGGGTCCGAGTAGTCGTTGGGCTGGCGCTCGAAGCGCCGTCCGCGCTTGCGCGGGGAGCCATCCGCGAGCCGCGGCCCCTCGAGCTCGTCCAGCGCGCCCGCCAGATTCCCCAGGGTGCCGGCGCGCTCGGGGGTGAGGGAGAAGGAGTGCCAGGGCCGGGACTGATCGGGCCGCGCGATGTGGATGGCCATGAAGTCGAAGCCCTGGCCGTAGTGGGTGTTCTCCGTGTCGTTGCGCGCGAGCAGCCGCAGGACGGTGACGTCCTGGAAGGAGGACAGGAAGAGCGCGTCCACGCGCCGCATGGGTCCGTCCTCCGCGTCCCCCAGGGGAATGTCGAGCTGCACGCGTTGGGCGCGCGACAGCTCGGCGCGGTAGAGCAGCTCGTCCGCCTTGAGGCGCCGGGAGACGGCGGGGGGGATGCGCGCCGGGGGCAGGCGCGTGAGATCCTCGGGCACGCGCACCGTCTCCATCACGGAGGCCATGAGCTCCAGCACCTCGCGCGAGGGCCGGGCCGTCGGCGAGGGCCAGAGCTTCACCGCCGCGTAGAACACGGTGCCCAACGCGCACTCGTACTCGCCCACCGTCTCGGTGTGGCCCTGCTCCCACTCGCTCACGTAGTCGGCGAGCACCTCGACGCCCTCGGGCCAGGTGCCGTGCAAGAGCCGCCAGGCGACCAGCAGCGTGGCGCACACGACGTCGAGGGTGTGCTCGTGGACGCGCAACGTGAGGGGCGGCGCGTCGGGAGGCACCTGTCCGAGCTGCCGGGACAGGGCGTCGAGCGGCTCGGCGGAGAGCAGGACCGTGCCCGTGGTGGAGCGCACCGCGCGCCGGGTCCATTGGGGGAGCTTCCACGACAACATGCGTGGGTGCTCGGGCAGGGCCGCGCCGCGCGAGCCCAGGCTGATGAAGAGTTCACGCGCCCCGGGCTCCAGGCCGGGAGGAGGCTTCTCGGTGGTCCATTCCACCTGCTCCTCGCGCAGGAGCCACTCCACGACCTGCCTCGACTTCACGTCCATGCAGCGCCTTATAGACGCTATCCCGGCTCCCGCGTGGGCGTGAGACGCAAGACCGAGCGTTCCTCGGGATCCGAGAACGCCTCGTCCGCGGCCCGCTGGCGCAACCGCTCCAGGGCACGCCGCTGCTGCTCGGCCCGGTGGATGTGGACCGTGAAGTCGAAGCGGCCCAGGCGATCGTCCTTGCCGGCCAGTGCCCGGAGGGTGCGCCACATGGACAGGCGCCCCTCGGTGCCCAGACAGAGCAATTCCAGCTCCTCCAGGCGGCTCAAGGGGGAGTAGCCCGTGAGCCGTCCGTTGGGCTTGAGCCGCTCGAGCTTCTCGCCCACCCAGGCCATGCCCTGCTTGAGCGGATCGAGCTTGAAGCCCAGCGCCCGCATCACGTTCTTCAGGGTGGCGCGGTCCGTCTGGAGCTCCTCGACGAAGGACGCGAGGTACTCCCCCACCGCGTTGTCCTCGTTCTCCGCGCGCGCCCGCTTCGCCAACTCCAGGCCGCCCACGGAGCCCATCAGGTGATCGTTCAGATAGATGCGCAGTAGGTCCAGGTTCACGGATCCCTCCCCGTCTTCGCCCGCGTTGCGCGGGGAAGGTCGGCATGATCGTCCTGGAGTGCAGCGCCCCCCGGCCAGGCGACCGGGGAGCGAGCGGCGGAGCAAGCGCTCGAACGTCTTACGGGGCGGTGTCCGGGTAGCGGAAGGACATGGGCAGCTTCACGTCCGGGTGGAGGCTGCGGGACACCGGGCAGCCGTGCGCCACCTCCTCCAGCCGGGCGCGGTGCGCGGCGGAGAGTCCCGGGGGCATCTCCACCTCCAGCACCAGCTCGCCGATGCGCCGCGGCGGGGGCGTCATGCGCTTCTCCACCCGGGCACGGGCCTCGCCCAGGGGGATGTTCTCGCGCGAGGCGGCCAGGGCCATGGTGGTGAGCACGCACGAGGCGAGCGCCGCGCCCACCAGGTCCGTGGGCGAGAAGGACATGCCCGTGCCGCCGTTGTCCTTGGGGGCCTCGGTGGTGATGCGCGAGCCGGACGGCCCGTGCTCCAGCTTGCAGTGGAAGCCCGACGAGGACTCGACGGACATCACGACGCCGGTGGGGGAAGGGGGCTGGCTCATGGTCATGGCTCCTGGGCTTTGGGGGGGGAGGAACGGCTAGCGCACGTACGTCTCGTGCTCCTCCGGGTTGGGCTTGGCGTCGTCGGGGCTCCACTCGATCGTCTTGAGCAGGGACTTGTGGCGCTTCTTCACGTCCTTGTCGAGGAAGGCCACCGCCTCCTGCATCACGTCCATCAACCGGCGCGGCTTGCGCTTCATCTTCGTGTCGCTCAAGAGCGCATGGGTGAGCCACGGGAAGACGGCGGTGACGTCGGTGTGCACGTACATGGAGCCCACCTCCACGGCCTCGATGGACACCTTGCCCCAGGTGTGGCCCTCGCCCGCCGGGCAGCTGGAGAGCGCGCCGTTGTCCACCGGATCCACGCAGAACTGCACGTCGATGTCGAAGCCGTCCGTGGGCACGCCGAGGATCTGATCCAACAGCGGCTCGCCCTGCAGCGTGTAGTTCTTGGGCACGCCGCCGCCGAGGATCCAGATGGCCATCTTGTTGGAGTAGTGGTGACGGCAGTAGTGCTGGATCGCCGACATCCAATAGACGTCGTCGTTGATGTCGATCTCGAACTTGAACTCGGCGCCGAGCAGGCGCTTGAGCTTGACGGCGTTGAGGAAGATGGAGCCGTCCTGCACGGCGCCCACGAAGATGGGCACGGCGTGCTTGTAGCAGGTGGACAGGAGCGAGGGCTGCTTCACGCCGAGCTGCTTCTCGATGGCGGCGATGTTCTTGCCGAGCAGGTAGTGGAACTCGGGCGTGGTCATCTTGCGCTGGAACTCGGGGCGGCGCAGCAGCGCGGAGAAGAGCCGGTCGGTGTCCAGCAGCGCCTCCTCCCAGAAGCCCAGGTCGTAGATGCGGATGATGCGCGCCAGGCGGTACTGCAAATCCCCCGCGTTGGGGTTCACCTCGCGGATGGCGTGGCCGATGATGCGGTGGGCGTCGTGGTAGAGGTTGGCGCCGGTGGTGGTGAGCGCCGAGATGATGCCCTTCTCGATGAGGGGGATGATGCAGCTCTGGTGCAGGCCCGCCGGCGTCATCGCGCCCGACAGGGTGAGGAAGACGGAGGCGTCGACTTCCATCGAGCGGCGCATGAGCTCGAAGGCGGTGCGCTCCTGCCGTCCCACATAGGCCGAGAAGGCATGCGCGAGCAGCTCGGCGGGGGACTCCTTGCCGGTGATGGGGCGCGGGTCGGCCTTGCGTGCTCCCGAGTAGTGGGCGCGCAGATTCTTCTTCGAGTTCGAGGGGGTCTTGGCCATGGCGCGCCGATCTACCACCACCCACGCGCCGAGGGGAGGCCCGGGTTCACTTGCGATTGCGCTCCTTGGCCCTGCCCTTGCCCTCCTCGCCCTCGGGAGGCGGCGGCGGGGCGATTCCGAGGAGCCGCTCGCGCACCTGCTCCGGGGGCAGGTGTCCGGTGTCCGCGACGACGCAGGAGACGAAGGCCAGCTCCGCCAGGGCCCGCCTCGCCCGGGCGCGCGCCGCCTCGTCATCGGAGGACAGCAAATCCGAGGCACTGGAGACATAGCTGCTCGCCAGGGACTCGAAGAGGTAGACGCGGTTCTCGATGGTGTCTTCCTTGGCCATGGGGGTCTCCTCTGGTGCATCCGTGACGCATCCTCCATCATCCTAGGGACGCCCCTCCTGACGGTTCAACCCGAGTGCCCTGGAGTCTGCCGTGATTGATCTGCATTCCCACACGACCGCGAGCGATGGCCAGCACTCGCCCACCGGGCTGCTGGCCCTGGCGGCGAGTGCCGGAGTGAAGGCGCTCGCGGTGACGGATCACGACACGGTGGAGGGGCTGGCGGAGGCGGCGGAGGCGGCGCGGGCGCACGGCGTGGAGCTGGTCGCGGGCATCGAGCTGTCGGCGTTCGTGAACAAGCGCGAGGTGCACATCCTGGGGCACTTCGTCCGGCCGGACTTCCCGGAGCTGGCCGCCTACGCGTCCCGGCTGCGGGTGGAGCGCGAGCAGCGCATGGTGCTCATGGTGGAGCGGATGCGCACGCTGGGGTTTCCCATCCGGATGGAGGACGTGCGCGCCCTGGCGGGGGGCGCGCAGCTCGGCAGACCCCATCTGGCGCGGGTGCTGGTGGAGCGCGGGTGGTGCCTGGACGTGAAGGAAGCCTTCGACCGTTTCCTGGGGGCGGGAAAGGCGGCCTGGGTGGAGCGGTTCAAGCTGGACGGGGCAGAGGCCATCCAGCTCGTGCACCGCGCGGGGGGCACGGCCACACTGGCTCACCCCGGCAGCTCCAAGATTGAACGGTACGATATCCTACAACTCGCACGGGCGGGCCTGGATGGGTTGGAAGCGTTACATTCGGACCACAACCCGAGTGTGCAGCAGCGGTACGTGAAGTACGCGAAGGAGTTCGATCTGGTGCCCACGGGAGGCAGCGACTTCCACGGGGAACAGGTGACACCAGGCCGGAGACCCGGAGACTCCCCCACTCCTCCCGAAAACTTCGCGAGACTGCGCGCCCGGGCCACGAGTCAGTCCACACACGCGAGCTAGACACCATGCAAATGCAGACCCTGAACAACATGCTGGAGCGCCTGCCGATGAAGGAGACCCACCGTCTCGGCATTCCCATCCTCCCCGGTGGGCTGCCCCTGGTGGGACACGCGCCCTTCAACCTCGGCGACACCCTCACCTTCCTGCGCGCCGCCGAGGCCAAGGTGGGCCCCATCTTCTGGATGCGCTCCTTCGGCTCCGAGATGCAGTTGGTGTGCATGGGCGAGCCCGGCTTCGAGCTGCTCAAGAACCGGGTGACCAGCAGCGAGTTCATCCGCGATCAGGCCCCCGAGTTCATCGGCGACGCGCTCCTGTCCCAGGATGGCGCCCGCCACCGCAACCTGCGCACGCCCATGAGCGGGCCCTTCACGCCCCGGGGGCTGTCGTCCAGTGGCGCCGCCACCCTGTCCGCCGAGGTCATCGAGGCGAGCGTGGCCAGCCTGCCCTCCTCGCGCCCCTTCTCACTGATCGCCGAGACCCAGAAGTTCGCCCTCGACATCATCTTCCGCGTCATGGGCATCGACCGCTCGGAGATCGAGGAGTTCAACACGAACTACCGCGAGTTCACCCTCGGGGCGTTCCCGCTGAAGCTCGATCTGCCCTACTCGCCGCGCTGGCGTGCCCGCCGGGGGCGTGCGTGGCTGGATGCGCGCTTCTCCAGCCTCATCGCGGCGGCGCGGGGCCGTCCGGAGATGCCGGGCACGCTCTCGGCGATGCTGGCGGCGCGCGACACGGAAGGCCAGCCGCTCAAGGATGACGATCTCATCAGCAACCTGCGGCTCTTGGCCCTGGCGGGACACGAGACGACCGCGTCGACGATGGCGTGGCTGGGCCTGGTGCTCGCCCAGCGGCCCGACCTCTGGGAGAAGCTGCGCGAGGAGGCCACGGCGGCGCCGGGCCTGCCCCGCTCGCCCGAGGAGCTCAAGCGCCACCCCTTCGCCGAGGCGCTCTTCCGGGAAGTGATCCGGCTCTACCCGCCCGTGTCGTCCACGGCGCGCGAGGCGACCGAGGATCTGACGCTGCACGGCAAGCTCGTGCCCAAGGGCACGATGATCACCGTTCCGCTGGGCACCTACGGCTACGATCCGGCCAACTTCCCCGAGCCGGAGAAGTTCGATCCCTCGCGGTGGCTGGGCCGGCGCGTGCCGCCCTCCTCCGTCGAGACGGCGCCCTTCGGCGGTGGCCCGCACTTCTGCCTGGGCTACCACCTGGCCTGGGTGGAGGTGGTGCAGTTCGCCACGGCGTTCGCGCGCGAGCTGTCGCGCCGGGGGGTGCGGCCGCAGCTGGCGCCGGGAGTCGCGCCGCCCAAGCTGCGCTACCTGCCCTTCGGTCAGCCCCCCAAGAAGGCGCTGATCGAGTTCGTGCCCGTCGTCTGAGACGGGCACGGAGGCCGACGCACCAGGACACCTCAACGATCGCGTGCCACCTTGAACTTGCTGGTGAGCACGCTGAGGCTGTCGGCCACGCTCTGCAGATCCTGGGCGATGCGCGTGGTACGCCCCGTGGCGTCCACGCCCTGCTTGACCAGGTCCGCCACGTTGCGCGCACCTTGCACGGCCTGCTCGCTGGACTGACGCTGCTGGCGCGTGGCGATGGTGATCTGCCGCGCCGCCTCGCTCGTGCCGCGCGCCAGCTCGACGATGCGCTGGAACACGGCCGAGGCCTGCTCGGCCACCTCCACGCCGCGATCGCTCGTCGCCATGCCCACGCGCGCCTTGGTGGCCGCCTCGTTGCCCGAGTCCTGCACCTTCTCCACGATGCGCCCGATGTCGCGCGCGGACGCGGACACGCTCTCGGCGAGCTTGCGCATCTCCGCCGCCACGAGCGAGAAGCCCCGGCCCACCTCGCCCGCCTTGGTGCCCTCCAGCGCCGCGTTGAGCGCCAGCAGGTCCGAGCGCTCCGCCACCTGGTTGATGACCTGGGCGATCTTCGACACCTGCTGCAGGTCCTGGTTGAGGCCCACGATGGCGTCGGCCACGCCCTTGGACTCCATGCGGATGTCGTTGATGCCCGCGACCACCTGGGCCACCACCGCCATGGCCTCGGCCACCGCCTCGTGCGTGCGCCGCGCGCTGGACTCCACCACCTCGGTGGAGCTGGAGATCTGCTCCGCGGTGCGGCTGAGCTCCTCGAAGGTCGCGGCGATCTGCTGGGCGTACGCCGCCTGCTGGCTGATGACGTGCTCCTGATCCGCGGACGCGCCCGACAGGCCCCGCGAGGCGCTGGAGAGCTGCTCCAGGCGCGTGAGCAGCTCGGACACCGTGCCCCGGAGCGTGCCGAGCATCTCGTTGAAGGAGTGCGCCATCATGCGCACCTCGCCCGCCGAGGCCACGTCCACCTCGCTCAGCGACATGTCGCCCTGGGCCACCTCGCGCGCCGCCTGGGTCATGCGCGTCACCGGCTCGGCGATGGCCCGCCCGATGAAGAAGGCGATGAAGAGGCCCATGAGCATGGCGCCCAGGTACACGAAGAAGCTGGACCAGCGCATGGAGCGAGCCTCCTGCATCACCGTGGCCGCGTTCAGGCCCACCACGTACACGTAGCCGCCGGGCAGCCCGCAGAACGCCATGGGGCCGGCCTCCAGCCGCTTCTCGGAGCAGCTCCCCTCCTTCAGGAAGGGCAGGTTCTTGAAGGTCTGCGCGGACGGCACGTTGCCCCGCTCGGCCAGCACCTCGCCCTGGGGCGTGAGCATCCCCTGGAAGGACACGGCGCCCGGCCGGCTCGTCTGCTCCACGCGATCGAAGACCCGCGACTTCACGCGCTCGAGGATGGGCGGCGGCGGACTCATCCCCCGCGCTTCGCTCTCCTCCAGCAGCAACGAGATGTCCTGCGCGGCGAGCCCGCCCACCGCGTGCGCCTGTTCCTCGAGCCGCAGCAGCCCCTGCTCACGCTGCTGCTCGGGATAGTAGAAACCGTTGAACAGGGCCACGGCGAGGCTGGGGACCAGCACCGCGAATGCCACCTGCCAGCGTAGACTAAGCCGACCCCACATGCCCGGCGCTGCTCCTGTCTGATCGCACGACGCGTCGGGCCAGGACCCTAGGGGGCGGCGCGCGGAGCGTCAAACCCCGCCCTCGCGCCTCCTTGGCACGCGGGGAGGAGGGCCCGGGGGGCCGCCGGGGCTTTCCGCTGTCATGTCCGGGGGTTGGCGCTTCCGGGTTTCACGTTGACACCTCTCGCGGCTGTCCCTAGGGTCCGCGAGCGATGACCCCCGCGATTGATCCGAACAACCCCCTGAGCTCCTACCTGCCGCTGGCGCTCGTGCTGCTGCTGGCGGGCGTGCTGGCGCTCGTCATCGTGAACCTGGCGGCCCTCGCGGGCCCCAAGCGGCCGAGCTCCATCAAGTCCGCTCCCTTCGAGGCCGGCTCGGCGAGCAGCGGAACGGCGCGCCAGCGCTTCGCGGTGAAGTTCTACGTGGTGGCCCTGCTGTTCATCGTGTTCGACGTCGAGGCGGTCTTCCTGTACCCCTGGGCGGTGAACTTCCAGGCACTCGGCTGGTTCGGCTACGCGGAGATGGTGGTTTTCGCGGCGACTGTCGTGGTGGGCCTTATCTACGTCTGGAAGAAGGGCGCTCTCGAGTGGGAGCACTGAGGAACCATGGCTGAATCCGATATCGCACCCGTATTGACCACCCGCCGGGATGAGGCCATGGGCTTCATCGAGCGCATGGTGTCCAAGGGCCTGGGCTGGGCGCGCAAGTACTCGCTCTTCACCTACCCGTACGCCACCGCGTGCTGCGGCATGGAGTTCATGTCCGTCTCGTCCGCCCGGCACGACATCGCCCGCTTCGGCGCCGAGTTCCCCCGCTTCTCGCCGCGCCAGGCGGACATGCTGATGGTCATCGGCACCATCAACCTGAAGCAGGCCCCCATCCTCAAGCGCGTGTACGAGCAGATGTGCGAGCCCAAGTGGGTCGTCGCCTTCGGCGTGTGCGCCTCATCGGGCGGCTTCTACGACAACTACGCGGTGCTCCAGGGCATCGATCGCATCATCCCGGTGGACGTCTACATCCCCGGCTGCCCGCCGCGTCCCGAGCAGGTGCTCGACGGTCTGCGGCTCTTGCAGGACAAGATCGCCAACCAGACGCACCGCGTGGGCCACCGCGGCACCACGCCGCACGATCTGATGGCGCAGAACTACTCGCTGACCAAGTAGCACCCCGACGCCAGCACCGGTCGGACCCGGGCCCCGTGAACCTCCAGTCCGGAGGGGACGGGGCCCTCGTCATGTCTACCAGCGGTGGTACGCGGGGTGGCCCGGCTTCACCGCGACGAAGGTGCCCCGGCACGTCGCGCACACCTTGCCCCCAGCGGTGAGGGTGCCCTCGACGACGACCTTGTCCCCCTCCTGGGACACGGGGCCGGCCTCGAGACGCAGGGGCCCCAGGGGCGTGGGGCGCTTGAGCTGGATGGAGTACTCGGCGGTGACGGTACAGGGCGGTGTGTCCAGGCCCCGCTCCTTCATCAACGTGTGGGCCGCCGTCCAGTTGCAGTGACAGTCGAGCAACGCGCCGATGATTCCGCCACTCACCACGCCGGGGAAGGCCTGGTGGTGCTCGGCGGGGGTCCAGTCGGCGACGACCCGCTCCCCCTCCACGATGCTGCGGATTCGCAGACCTTGAGAATTGGCGGGGCCGCAACCAAAGCAGGCCAGATGGGGAGCGAAGCGTTCCTGGAGGCTCTCGGGGGAAGTCGGGGACATGGCACTCACCATACGCTTCCGTTAACAGTCGTGCCGCGAGGCGGGCGGGCGTCCGCCTCGGAAATGCGTGCTCCCCGACGTCCGTGCGAGGATGCCCGCACCTCCCTCCCTACTTCAGAGGTTTCGTGGACGACTCCGGGCAGACCCGCCCCCCGCAGGCCGATTTCCTGCGGGAGCCGGTGGACAAGGCCCTCAAGGCCGAGCGCCAGAACAGCACGGTGCGGCTGGCGTGGCTGCGCTGCCTCGGGGTGTCCCTCGTGCTGCTCGTCACGGTGTACCTGGGCCTGGTGCGGGGGCTCGAAGACTGGCGGGTGTACCTCGCCCCCTTCCTCGCCTACTGGCTGTGTACCGTCGTGTCACTCGCGGTGGTGGTGCGCTGGCGCCGGGTGGCGAGCTGGGCCGGGCTGTCCCTGGCGGTGGTGGATGTGCCCGCCATCTATTGGTTGCAGCACCTCGCCCTGCCCGTCTCTCCCTTCCCGGCGGGCGTGGCGGGCTTCACGCTCGGCCTCTACGCGCTCGTCATCGTCCTGTCCGCCCTGTCCATGCGCCGCACGGTGCTCCTCCTGGTGGCGGCCGTGGCGGCCGTGGCCGAGGTGCAACTGCAGGCCGAGGCCGACGTGGGCATGGGCGCCCGATTGGTGGCGGTGCTGGTGCTCGCGTTGACGGCGGGGGCCTCGCGCTACCTCTTCCACCGCATCCACGTGCTCGTCTCCGCGCTGACGCGCGAGGAGCTCAAGCGCGCCCAGCTCGGGCGCTACTTCGCCCCCGCCGTCGCCGAGCGCCTGCAGGACCTGGCCTCTCCCGCGTCCCGGCCCGAGCTGCGCGAGGTGACGCTGCTCTTCGCGGACCTGCGCGACTTCACCGCGATGAGCGAGCGGCTGTCGCCCGAGGCCGTGGTCACCCTGCTCAACGAGTACTACGGGCACATGGTGGAGGTGGTGTTCCGCCATGGGGGCACGCTCGACAAGTTCATTGGGGACGCACTCATGGTGTATTTCGGGGCCCCCCTGCCCGAGCCCGAGCACCCCCGGCGCGCGGTGGAGTGCGCCCTGGAGATGGTGCGGGAGCTGGAG encodes the following:
- a CDS encoding cytochrome P450, which produces MQMQTLNNMLERLPMKETHRLGIPILPGGLPLVGHAPFNLGDTLTFLRAAEAKVGPIFWMRSFGSEMQLVCMGEPGFELLKNRVTSSEFIRDQAPEFIGDALLSQDGARHRNLRTPMSGPFTPRGLSSSGAATLSAEVIEASVASLPSSRPFSLIAETQKFALDIIFRVMGIDRSEIEEFNTNYREFTLGAFPLKLDLPYSPRWRARRGRAWLDARFSSLIAAARGRPEMPGTLSAMLAARDTEGQPLKDDDLISNLRLLALAGHETTASTMAWLGLVLAQRPDLWEKLREEATAAPGLPRSPEELKRHPFAEALFREVIRLYPPVSSTAREATEDLTLHGKLVPKGTMITVPLGTYGYDPANFPEPEKFDPSRWLGRRVPPSSVETAPFGGGPHFCLGYHLAWVEVVQFATAFARELSRRGVRPQLAPGVAPPKLRYLPFGQPPKKALIEFVPVV
- a CDS encoding OsmC family protein; translation: MSQPPSPTGVVMSVESSSGFHCKLEHGPSGSRITTEAPKDNGGTGMSFSPTDLVGAALASCVLTTMALAASRENIPLGEARARVEKRMTPPPRRIGELVLEVEMPPGLSAAHRARLEEVAHGCPVSRSLHPDVKLPMSFRYPDTAP
- a CDS encoding PHP domain-containing protein, which translates into the protein MIDLHSHTTASDGQHSPTGLLALAASAGVKALAVTDHDTVEGLAEAAEAARAHGVELVAGIELSAFVNKREVHILGHFVRPDFPELAAYASRLRVEREQRMVLMVERMRTLGFPIRMEDVRALAGGAQLGRPHLARVLVERGWCLDVKEAFDRFLGAGKAAWVERFKLDGAEAIQLVHRAGGTATLAHPGSSKIERYDILQLARAGLDGLEALHSDHNPSVQQRYVKYAKEFDLVPTGGSDFHGEQVTPGRRPGDSPTPPENFARLRARATSQSTHAS
- a CDS encoding NADH-quinone oxidoreductase subunit A; this translates as MTPAIDPNNPLSSYLPLALVLLLAGVLALVIVNLAALAGPKRPSSIKSAPFEAGSASSGTARQRFAVKFYVVALLFIVFDVEAVFLYPWAVNFQALGWFGYAEMVVFAATVVVGLIYVWKKGALEWEH
- a CDS encoding methyl-accepting chemotaxis protein; the encoded protein is MWGRLSLRWQVAFAVLVPSLAVALFNGFYYPEQQREQGLLRLEEQAHAVGGLAAQDISLLLEESEARGMSPPPPILERVKSRVFDRVEQTSRPGAVSFQGMLTPQGEVLAERGNVPSAQTFKNLPFLKEGSCSEKRLEAGPMAFCGLPGGYVYVVGLNAATVMQEARSMRWSSFFVYLGAMLMGLFIAFFIGRAIAEPVTRMTQAAREVAQGDMSLSEVDVASAGEVRMMAHSFNEMLGTLRGTVSELLTRLEQLSSASRGLSGASADQEHVISQQAAYAQQIAATFEELSRTAEQISSSTEVVESSARRTHEAVAEAMAVVAQVVAGINDIRMESKGVADAIVGLNQDLQQVSKIAQVINQVAERSDLLALNAALEGTKAGEVGRGFSLVAAEMRKLAESVSASARDIGRIVEKVQDSGNEAATKARVGMATSDRGVEVAEQASAVFQRIVELARGTSEAARQITIATRQQRQSSEQAVQGARNVADLVKQGVDATGRTTRIAQDLQSVADSLSVLTSKFKVARDR
- a CDS encoding adenylate/guanylate cyclase domain-containing protein — encoded protein: MDDSGQTRPPQADFLREPVDKALKAERQNSTVRLAWLRCLGVSLVLLVTVYLGLVRGLEDWRVYLAPFLAYWLCTVVSLAVVVRWRRVASWAGLSLAVVDVPAIYWLQHLALPVSPFPAGVAGFTLGLYALVIVLSALSMRRTVLLLVAAVAAVAEVQLQAEADVGMGARLVAVLVLALTAGASRYLFHRIHVLVSALTREELKRAQLGRYFAPAVAERLQDLASPASRPELREVTLLFADLRDFTAMSERLSPEAVVTLLNEYYGHMVEVVFRHGGTLDKFIGDALMVYFGAPLPEPEHPRRAVECALEMVRELEVVNARRAARGEPVLRMGVGLHTGRVVLGNIGSMARRLEYTAIGDTVNLASRIEQLTKRHGTPVLVSRETRERAGDGFLWKELPPTPVAGKREPVSTFIPLDPRENAGVVARKPRSGERRLLSRVSGEDG
- a CDS encoding NADH-quinone oxidoreductase subunit B; the protein is MAESDIAPVLTTRRDEAMGFIERMVSKGLGWARKYSLFTYPYATACCGMEFMSVSSARHDIARFGAEFPRFSPRQADMLMVIGTINLKQAPILKRVYEQMCEPKWVVAFGVCASSGGFYDNYAVLQGIDRIIPVDVYIPGCPPRPEQVLDGLRLLQDKIANQTHRVGHRGTTPHDLMAQNYSLTK
- a CDS encoding deoxyhypusine synthase family protein, with amino-acid sequence MAKTPSNSKKNLRAHYSGARKADPRPITGKESPAELLAHAFSAYVGRQERTAFELMRRSMEVDASVFLTLSGAMTPAGLHQSCIIPLIEKGIISALTTTGANLYHDAHRIIGHAIREVNPNAGDLQYRLARIIRIYDLGFWEEALLDTDRLFSALLRRPEFQRKMTTPEFHYLLGKNIAAIEKQLGVKQPSLLSTCYKHAVPIFVGAVQDGSIFLNAVKLKRLLGAEFKFEIDINDDVYWMSAIQHYCRHHYSNKMAIWILGGGVPKNYTLQGEPLLDQILGVPTDGFDIDVQFCVDPVDNGALSSCPAGEGHTWGKVSIEAVEVGSMYVHTDVTAVFPWLTHALLSDTKMKRKPRRLMDVMQEAVAFLDKDVKKRHKSLLKTIEWSPDDAKPNPEEHETYVR
- a CDS encoding PaaI family thioesterase; the encoded protein is MSPTSPESLQERFAPHLACFGCGPANSQGLRIRSIVEGERVVADWTPAEHHQAFPGVVSGGIIGALLDCHCNWTAAHTLMKERGLDTPPCTVTAEYSIQLKRPTPLGPLRLEAGPVSQEGDKVVVEGTLTAGGKVCATCRGTFVAVKPGHPAYHRW